In one Bacteroidales bacterium WCE2004 genomic region, the following are encoded:
- a CDS encoding Chain length determinant protein produces the protein MEEKNYVEPQLAEEEYDEIDIMELLRKLLKEWKMILKWCGIAAVAGLVIGFSIPKEYTVSSKLAPETVAKSSSSLGSLASLAGINLATMSTSDAVYPDLYPDIVTSTPFVVELFPVQVEFMDRKEKKTVDYYTYLKDYTRSPWWSAAFRAPMRALGWFIGLFREKKEKVEGYASIDPSALTEEQDWVAKAIRSSVSLGVDKKTSVISLSVTAQDPNVAARISEEVIERLKTYVTNYRTQKSRQDVAFYQQLYDKAQADYYAAQSRYARYVDSNQGVVLQRVRTEQERLQNEMNLCYQLYNSCAQQLQAAQAKVQHETPVFTVINPPQVPLKRSKPSKVTILFACVFLAGVAASVWVLWGRDLVANLKKKEEEDQ, from the coding sequence ATGGAAGAGAAGAATTACGTCGAACCGCAGCTCGCGGAAGAGGAATACGACGAGATCGACATCATGGAGCTGCTCCGCAAGCTCCTGAAGGAGTGGAAGATGATCCTGAAATGGTGCGGCATCGCCGCCGTGGCGGGACTGGTGATCGGGTTCAGCATTCCCAAGGAATATACGGTTTCTTCCAAGCTGGCGCCCGAGACGGTCGCCAAGAGCAGCAGCAGCCTCGGCTCGCTGGCGAGCCTGGCCGGCATCAACCTCGCGACGATGAGCACGTCCGACGCTGTCTATCCCGACCTGTATCCGGACATCGTCACCTCCACGCCTTTCGTGGTGGAGCTGTTCCCGGTGCAGGTGGAGTTCATGGACAGGAAGGAGAAGAAGACGGTCGACTATTATACGTATCTGAAGGACTACACCCGCAGCCCCTGGTGGAGCGCCGCCTTCCGTGCGCCGATGCGCGCGCTGGGCTGGTTCATCGGCCTGTTCCGTGAGAAGAAGGAGAAGGTGGAGGGATATGCGTCCATCGATCCTTCCGCGCTGACCGAGGAGCAGGACTGGGTGGCCAAGGCCATCCGCTCGAGCGTCTCGCTGGGCGTGGACAAGAAGACTTCGGTGATCTCGCTGTCCGTCACGGCCCAGGACCCGAACGTGGCCGCCCGGATCTCCGAGGAGGTGATCGAGCGCCTGAAGACCTACGTGACCAATTACCGGACGCAGAAGTCGCGTCAGGATGTCGCTTTCTATCAGCAGCTCTATGACAAGGCCCAGGCGGACTACTATGCCGCCCAGTCCCGTTACGCCCGCTATGTCGACTCCAACCAGGGCGTCGTCCTCCAGCGCGTCCGGACCGAGCAGGAGCGCCTGCAGAACGAGATGAACCTCTGCTACCAGCTCTATAATTCCTGCGCCCAGCAGCTGCAGGCCGCCCAGGCGAAGGTGCAGCACGAGACGCCGGTCTTCACGGTAATCAACCCGCCGCAGGTGCCGCTCAAGCGCAGCAAGCCGTCCAAGGTGACGATCCTGTTCGCGTGCGTCTTCCTGGCCGGCGTGGCCGCTTCCGTGTGGGTTCTCTGGGGGCGCGACCTGGTCGCGAATCTCAAGAAAAAAGAGGAAGAGGACCAGTAG